Genomic DNA from Urocitellus parryii isolate mUroPar1 chromosome 5, mUroPar1.hap1, whole genome shotgun sequence:
CTCAGAGGAAGGATGAGCAATTCATCTGGTGTCAGAGAGCCTTTCCTGAAGGTAGGGGGAGGAGCCTACCTTTTTCTCCACCTGGGCTAGAGGCTGTGGTGAATTCTCCCATGTTTCCCTCTTGGTCCTATGATGCTGCTGGCACGGAGCTCAAAACAGGGGAGATGCCTACTTAGCACAGatgagtatcccttatccaaaatgcttatcCAAAAGtgtttcaggaattttttttaatattgaaatatttgctAGATGTCTTGGGGAGAGGACCTAAAATTCACATGTTTCACATATACCTTATACAAGGTAATTTTATGCAATGTGTTTAATATGCCTGTGTTTTCACTGCAACTGATCATATaaagtcaggtgtggaattttccactgtgACTTGTCAGTACTCAGATTCAGATTttgagcattttggattttggattttcagattaatgATACTCAACCTGTATCATATGTATCCCCCAGCCCCACATACTTATAGAAATGACTTAGACTTATAGAAATGACTTAGACCCAAGAAAGAGTAGATTTGGGGAATCAGAAAATCCTCGTGGGTAAGACAGGAGGGAGAAGCATTTTTACAGATACACACTTTTGTCCTGGCCAGGTCATACTGGGCACTGTGCTATGTGAAAGTATTTCAcagcctggggttgtagctcagtggtggaactcttgcctagcacttgttaaggttcaagcctcagcaccacatataaataaatagattaattaattaaatagaggtattgtatctatttacaaataaaaataaggtttttttttaaaaaaaaaagcatttcacacAGAACAATATGCTGAAGATGAACACAGACAGCTCAAGTCCCAGCATCCTGAGTGAGTTCCTTAACCTCACTGGGTCTTGCTCTTTGCATCTTTTAAGATAGTTTCCTTCGCTCTGACAATATCTGAGACAAACAACCTCCTTTAGGAAAGGTTGATTTTGggttatggtttcagaggtttcggtCTATAGTTGTTCTGTcctgttgctctgggcctaaggcaGCACAATGCGTCATGGTGAGAGCTCACAGTGGAGGAGTCGTCACTTCATGGTTGtccaaaagcaaaaagaagaaggGGCAGGGAGCCCACTGTCTcttcaaaggcacacctccagagacttccactaggccccacctcctaaagattcTCCCAGCGCCCAGTAGTGcacaggctggggacagagccttTAACACATTggcttttgagggacacttccAAACCATAGGGAAAATAACAATACTTGCTTACATAGTatgagggtggaatgagatgtgCTTAAGTATGGAGCACAATGTCAATACTTaattgctgggctggggctggggctcagtggtagagcacttgcctagcacgtgtgaggcactgggttccatcctcagcaccacataaaaataaataaaggtattgtgtccacctacaattaaaaataaaaaaagacatttgctACTACTTATCTCGTGGGGGCTGAGCACAGAAAAAGGGGAGGAACTGACATTCTAGATACTCTGTATACTTGGTTTGCCTTTCAATAAGTGAGGGGACAGTGCTGTGACAGAGGAACAAATAGTAAAAGGAGTCTGAAATGGACAACCAGCTAGACCTGTTTCCTGGAGTGTCACCAGGTCCAGAAGCAAGGGAAGGAGGGTTTCTGGATGGGCTGGTGTGTGCCATTCCCCTCACAGTCCCTGCAGCCCATGTGCCTTCCTAAGAGCACCAGTTCCTGGGCAGGAAAGGGGGCAACCATGATGAGAAGGTAGGAAATCAAAGCCAAAATACCATCAGTGGAAAGAAAATTTGAGCAATCCATGAAAATAATACAGAGAATATTACGATAACTTCAGAAAGTCAGGACAGGAGCCAAGAGATGACTCCCTGCTGGCCATCATGGCTTGATGAGAGTCTTGGGCTTCAGGAGGTTGGCAGTTTGCTCCCGAGGAGGACAGTAGAATGCCTCCCCCGAGTCCCCGCACCCCTGCCTGCGTAGCCCATCCCAGCTTCCTTTTGTCTTTCCCTAGATGGTCCATGCCAATGAATCCCTCCCGACCCACCAAACGTGGGTTCAGCGTGAGTTCCTTCTCCCCAGGGAGACCTGCGAGTTGCCTGGCTTTACCCGGCAAGCCTACCACCAGCTGGCCCAGAGGCTGCCACCCCACTCAGATATGAAGTCCAAAGTGCACCGCCGGCTAATCCACCCTTGGAAGGACACAATCCAGCACAGCTGGGGCTTTCACACGTGGCTCGATGTGGGGCGTTTGCCTGCCACCTTTCCCACACACCCTGACATGCCCTATGACAGCAATGTCTGGCGCTGGCTGACCCACTCCAATGCCCACGACTATCCCCCAGCAGAcacccccatccctcctccctcctggatTGGGAAAAACAACTTCCTGGCCTTCATCCACTCTACCCCCATCTTCTTGGACATAAACAGGAAGAGCCAGGTGATTTTGAAGACAAAGAAGGAGCTGAAGGAGATGCAGAAACTCAAGCTGAGGAGTGAAGTCAGAGCCCCTCCACTGGACACTCATGGCAACATCGTGCCTCCCGCAAACTTCAAAAAGTAAGAGAAGCccctgcctcccaagttgctcaTCCTGCCCATGTTCACAGGTGACCCTTCCCTCACTCCCGTTCCTATTTCTGGTGTCTAAATTGGTACTCCAACCTGCCCATCTATGGTGTCATCCctcttatcctttttttttttaagttgtaggtggacacaatatctttattttattttcatgtggtgctgaggatcgaaccaggggccttgcacatgccaggcaagtgctctactgctgagccattaccccagcccccttttatcctttttttgtggtgcaggggatgGAATCCAGGTTTCCTCAGAGTACTTGTTGCTAAGTACATATGTAGGAGCATCCAAAAGGGAATAAGACCTAGTACCCTCCTCAAAAAGATTTCACTGTCATATTTAATTACTTTAACTGTATTACTCAATCCCCTAAGACCCTCAGGAAAGTGGGCATCTTAGATGAAGAGGTCAAGTCTTTTGCTCAAGTTCTCACAGCCCCCAGATCACAAACTTAACAgttttattaactttttcttttgtctttctctttttcaggATTGGGTATTTAACCTAgggtactctacccctgagctacactcccagcctttttttttaaaaaaatattttttatttgtagatggacacaataccttaattttatttatttttataatgtgatgctgaggatcaaacctaggcaagcacactaccactgagccacaaccacaggcccccccttttttaatttttgacacagggttttgctaagttgcccaggctgtcctcaaatttgtaaGCCTCCTCTCTccgcttcctgagttgctgggattacaggtatatgccaccatggcTGGTGATTTTAACTTTCTTAAACCTTTGAACTTCACATGTCTCAGGTATATATCAGAGATGTACCTGGTACTTTGATGGGTTTTTTGCGGATTAAATGGCACTATACTGAGCATATAAAAGGGGCACAGGAAGTGGCATCACTCCTGGTTTGGCATTTCCTTTTGAGTAGGATACAGCTGTGGGGGCAGCCCAGGAGCCTAGAATGAAGGAATGGGtcacaaagtttttgtttttgcagtgctagagattgaatccaggaccttctgcatgctaagcacatgatCTGACAGTGAatttcatccccagcccctcagataAGGTTTCATAGTTCATAGAGAGGGTAGTATGTGAACTAGACCTTGAAGGGGTTAGACAAGTTCAATAGGTGGGAACAAGAAAGTAATAAGAATCTGGTTGTTCCTCTGAGCAGCTCTGAAAAACAAGggtttttgttaaaaattagcCTGAGGCCTGAAAGATGTAGTTTAGTAGCAAAGCTCAAGCTTAAGCATGCTCAAAGCTctgagttagatccccagcacaggggaaaaaaaaaaaaaagagtagtcaTCGATGACGTTATGAGCATCAGGGACCCAAAAGACTTCAGACACATAAGATAAGATCTAAGTTTTAAGAtctaagttttaatatttatacataaatattctatttcctGTTGGggaaatagaatatttatgtataaatccAATAGTTCTCAACCCTGGCAGCACATTAAAATGAtctgggactttttaaaaattatgccaaGGTTTGAGCCTCATCCCAGAAAGTCTAGCTTAAATGATCTGGGGGACAggcattgtgttttgttttttgaaattattttattttatttagttgtgcatagacacaatacctttattttatttatttatttttatatggtgctgaggaatgaacctcatgcctcacatgtgctgggcactaccactgagctacaaacccaggcCCTGGGCATGGTGTTTTActtatctttttattcatttattaaaatttattactattattttggtaccaggatccaacccagggcctcacacgtgctaagcaaatgctccaccactgaaccatacTCCTAGCCTATGGTATGTTTAAAATTCTAATGTACAGACATGGCTGAAACCCCTGAATAAACCAGCAACAGCAAATAGGGAATATCTGCAAACTAAGTGCAAAGCATGTTGAAACCGAAAATGTGCCACTATTCaactgtgtgtgtttgttttttttaaagtcaatttccTACTGTTCAATACTACAGGCCAACAGAGAAGAGAAGCCACCCACTTGTGCAAAGTTCAGTGGACTTCCCACAGGCACTGCATTAGTGGAGAAGGTGAGACTTGAAGGACAGTTAGAATTCAGATAAGAATCTGCATAAtgacagtggctcaggaggtggatgcaggaggatggcaagttcaaggccagcctggacaacatagtaagaccccgtttcaaaataaataaaaaggactggggatgcagctcagtggtagagttccctgggttcaatccccaattaccACCCTCCCCAAAGAATCTGcataaaaatatcatatacaGTGTGTCAAAAGAATGAAAGGCTTACTAGTTAGACATGATCTCACCAGCCCAATGACAAAATGCATACCTAGGGTGCAAGCCATTTGGCAAAGTTCCATattgaaggaagagagagaagggattCCCAGAGCCTAATCCCCATGCCTTGAGTTCTCCCTTGACTCCTCTGACGTCTCCACTTTCCTTCCTCCACAGAGCCCAGTACATATCTGCTGGTGGGAGGTTTGAGCCTCAAGGTCTCCCACTCCTGCCCAATCCACTCCCCACTCCTCTCGCCAGAGGCTGGCCCTGcccaaaccctgtgcctcattaCCAGGAGAAGGCGCTAAAGCTGGCCTTGCTGCCCAGCGTGCCCCTGAGTAAGGACCTCATAAAGGATTACCAAACCCTGATAAAGGACCGAATTGCCTTGCCCCTCCACCCTCTGTCCAAGGCACAACCTGGCAAAACCttggggaagaagaggaagagaagacctGGATACATCTAGAAGGAGCCTCCAGATGGGTGGGGACCGTGGTGGGTCCGTAGGCACCCCCCAAAAACTCCAGTTTTCTAAACCAGTGTTCCTGCAGCAGGAAGATCTGGAGTGGCTGACGGACTCTGGCTTCTGGAGAACAGCCTCTTCAACATCTTCCCAACTCAAGCTGCCTCTGTACCCCCAGGCTCCTGGAGACTACGGAAAATCTAAATTGTTCAACCTCTTTCTTGGAGATACTCATAGCAGATGAGGGGACCATGGTGGGGAGGGTGGGCAGAAGAGTGAGAACATGGAGGGGTTCCAGTTCCTAGGGGCAGAACAAGGAGTGGGAAGGAAgaagatgagtgtgtgtgtgtgtgtgtgtgtgtgtgtgtgtgtgtgtgtttcactggGGTAAGAGGGGCTGTAAGAAATATAGGTAAAAAGTCACATTGACTCTCATAAGGTACAGAGTCCCTGAGGCTAAAAtcacctcccttcctcccctccctggaCCATCTGATGTCTGGACAAAGACCAGACACACTGTGTTTCGGTCCAGGTCCCCATGTAAGATTTGGGAGAATAGAGGTCAGGTCCAGGCCCATGCTGGAGGACAAGAGGATCAGACCCAAGGAAGGTTAGCCAGGTCTGAGCAGAGGACAGGAGTGGAATGAAGTAGACCGTCAAGGTGAAAGTCAGAGCAGTTGCCCAGAGCATCCTGTGAGGGCCTTGGGCCATGCTGCTGCTGACTCCAGAGGCCTCAGGACCTGCTatggggaggaaaagaaaggctgATGTGGACGCAGGCGAAGGGTAACAGCCAGAGAGGTGCTCTCCTGGCTGGCTGGGGTAGAGGTGGCCCAGGGACCTGTAGGAGGCCCAGTGGAAAAGGTACAGGGCTGGAGGGGGAGAGTCAGAGGTGATGGCCTTACCCCATCTCCTCCTGCCCCTATTCTGTCCCAGGTGGGCTTTTTCTTGGCCTCTTGTCTGCTGACCTCCCTGTCTCCACTTTTCTCAAGCCCCACAGGCTCCTGGGGATAGAGGTATAATAGGTTTCTAACAGCAACTTAATCACTAATCATCTTTGTGACATTTTGGAAAGTCAACTGTTCCCCTCTGAATTCCAGGGTCTTTATCTGCACCATGGGAACCACTGGGCTCTAAATAAGTGggaaaaataaagtgatataaGTGAAGTACTTGAAAAGTACTTGAAAAGCGGCGTGTGATCtgccttccagggctggggttgtgactcagtggtagaatgcttgtttaGCTTGTGTTAAGCActatcaataataataaacactattataaatatttattagaaatactattctatttattattttcattcaattgttcattgaatgaaaataataaattgaatagtattcatccataaaaaataGTGATGAAATTTGAAAACACCTCAAcgagtaaaagaagccagacacagaagggcACATATTGTAGGATTTCACCGATGTGATCCTTCCAATAGGCAAATTCATACAGGTAGAAAGTAGAACAGAGGCCACCAGGGCCTTGGAGGAAGAGGACagggagttattgtttaatgggatTAGAGTTTCTGTTGGGGATTATGAAAAATTTCTCGAAATAGTGGTGATGGCATCATAAcattatgaattttcttttatgcCCTGATTTGTACATTTAAGAAggtaaattttataatatgtatatatttaccacaatattaataattttgaaaaggaataaagtactgaTATACTATGGATAAATATTGAACATGTGCTAAGTGAAGGAAGTCAGCCACATATTgtatgctgtggtttggatatggctCACTGTGGGAAGCCTGGTTCCCGCTGTGGGCCTTGTGAGGAGTAGCGGAAACTTGACAAGGGGGGACCTCCTGGGACGTTGTCAGGTCTTTGGGGGCACTGCCCCTCCCTGGGAAGGAGTTAGTGAGAGTCTCACAGAGTATCTTAGTTGTTCTCTCGAGAATAAGTTGTTATGAAAGAGCAAGACTGAGCCAGGCACAgcggcacattcctgtaatcccagcagctcaggaggctgaagcaggaggattgcaagttcaaagccagcctcagcaattcaggccctaacttagtgagaccctgtctcaaaacacaaaataaaaagggctggccaggatgtggctcaatgttaagcatccctgggttcaattcccagtatcaaaaaaaaaaaaaaggcaaaacttgCCCTTCTCCATCATTTACCATATGCTGTCTCCCTTGCACATGTGCTCTCACCATGATGCCATCCACTGTGTGACACAGCTAAGGGGGACCTCACCAGAGCAGAACTGTTATCAGCACCATGTTTTtcaacttccaaaactgtgagcttaataaatctcttttctttgtaagtaCCTAGcctcagatatttttattatagcaacGAAAAATAAACGAATACATTAGATATTGCATTTATGTGGAATATCTAGGATAGGCAAATCCACAGAGCTGGGAGGTAAATTGGTGGTTACCAGGTCTGGAGGAGTGgggaattgaaaatatttttttgttgttgttttttttttttttttttttttaagttttaatatttattttttagttctcagcggacacaacatctttgttggtatgtggtgctgaggatcgaacccgggccacacgcatgccaggcgagcgcgctactgcttaagccacatccccagcccttgaaaatatttttgaaatgagatGGAGACAGTGGTTGCACAACATTATGAATGAACTAAATGCTActaaattgtataatttaaaaatgataaattttatgtcatgtaaatttcatctaaattaaaataattataacataaCACAGGACTTGTGTAGAGTTTCCCACTTCTAGCTCCAAATCTATAATTCCATTATGTAGTCCTTCTCTTTGCCACCTCTCCCCATGGTGAGTGCGAAGTGGCGGAGGTGTAGGGGTCAGGATACAGAACCAAGAGGTGAAGAAGAATTTCTTGAGTAGTCCAAGGGAGAACCAGGGCTCTGAGAATGGACCCATCCTCCCTATTCTGGGTTAGGAATAATAATAGTTCCCTTTACATAGGATCCAAAAATGTCAGAGCTGGGCAGGCCTTTCAAAAACAAGTCTAACAGCTTTagcttttactattattttaaaatttaatgtatttgattaaatgtatttatttattttgtgatactggggattgaacccaaggcctcagacAATGCCAGGCAAGTACACTCTCCCTGAGCTACCCCCCACCCCCTAATGCCCTCAGATTTTTAGATGGGCAAACCCAAGCCCATCATGAAGCCATCTACTCCAGACCCCAAAGTGGGGCAGTGCCAGTCCTCCTGGTGGTGAAATAGCAGGTGCCCAGTTAGGAGCTAGAACTTCAAGGCCCTTGTTGCTACCCTACTTTTCAGGCTACTTGCCACCTCCCGAGTGAGAGGTCCTGTGGTACTTAAAGGCTAACATGAAGATTTTTGGGGAGAggtgggagaaggaaggaggccaTTTGGATTTTATAGAGCAAGACACTCTCTGGCCTTAAGctagagagagaataaaaaggaagttCGCTAGATCCTTACCTTGGTAAACCCCAGACAACTCCAGAGGTTCTAGACTCAATTGGAAGTGCAACCCACCCCACTATCTTCCTATTCTGTAATCTGGAGCAGGCTTTTCCTTGCTGGTTGGTACAAGGACTAGACCATTGTTGGGGCCCTCTTTCCATTGGCAGCTAGGGATGCAGAAGGCTCCTGGAGCTCCTGAGCTCCAGTGGGTCCTGGAGTTCTGGGGGACAACAGCAGACATCCATTCTCCTGGGCCTGGAGACTCTAATAAGACAATTCCTT
This window encodes:
- the Tex52 gene encoding testis-expressed protein 52; the protein is MASNPQRSLRGRMSNSSGVREPFLKMVHANESLPTHQTWVQREFLLPRETCELPGFTRQAYHQLAQRLPPHSDMKSKVHRRLIHPWKDTIQHSWGFHTWLDVGRLPATFPTHPDMPYDSNVWRWLTHSNAHDYPPADTPIPPPSWIGKNNFLAFIHSTPIFLDINRKSQVILKTKKELKEMQKLKLRSEVRAPPLDTHGNIVPPANFKKAQYISAGGRFEPQGLPLLPNPLPTPLARGWPCPNPVPHYQEKALKLALLPSVPLSKDLIKDYQTLIKDRIALPLHPLSKAQPGKTLGKKRKRRPGYI